A genomic region of Cannabis sativa cultivar Pink pepper isolate KNU-18-1 chromosome 1, ASM2916894v1, whole genome shotgun sequence contains the following coding sequences:
- the LOC115706717 gene encoding large ribosomal subunit protein eL20z — protein MTEEGKKNHPPGISADQYGTFQGVANYPPPRPPPPAIGFPQPVPPPGAVDRSGHPSPHIYDHGYQTVTGYAVAEGRPVRERRLPCCGIGHGWFLFIIGFFIAGLPWYLGAVLYFCSRRMDYREKPGYIACIVAAILATLAIVFGVTKGADDW, from the exons ATGACTGAAGAAGGCAAGAAGAATCACCCACCTGGAATCTCCGCCGACCAGTACGGTACCTTCCAAGGCGTAGCCAATTatcctcctcctcgtcctccacCCCCTGCCATCGGCTTCCCTCAGCCCGTACCACCGCCGGGAGCCGTTGATCGCTCCGGTCATCCATCTCCTCACATCTATGATCATGGATATCAAACAGTTACCG GTTATGCAGTTGCCGAAGGGAGACCTGTAAGAGAGCGCCGTCTTCCTTGTTGTGGTATTGGCCACGGCTGGTTCCT GTTTATAATTGGTTTCTTCATTGCTGGACTCCCTTGGTATCTTGGAGCCGTGCTTTATTTCTGTTCCAGGAGGATGGACTACCGAGAGAAACCAGGATACATCGCCTGCATAGTTGCT GCTATTCTTGCCACACTGGCTATTGTGTTCGGGGTAACCAAGGGAGCTGATGATTGGTAA